In Kytococcus sedentarius DSM 20547, the sequence TTCGACGAGTGGCTCGAGGTCTGCGAGAAGTGGTTCCTCGACCTGGGCATCACCCCGGAGAACATCCGCCGCTACGAGCACCCCGAGGACAAGCTGTCCCACTACTCCGACCGCACGATCGACCTCGAGTACCGCTTCGGCTTCTCCGGCTCGGAGTTCGGCGAGCTGATGGGTGTGGCCAACCGCACGGACTTCGACCTCTCGGTGCACGCCGAGGCCTCCGGGCAGGACCTGTCCTACTTCAACCAGGCGACCGGCGAGCGCTACGTGCCCTACGTCATCGAGCCCGCGTTCGGTCTCACGCGTGCGCTGATGGCCTTCCTCATCGACGCCTACACCGAGGACGAGGCCCCGAACGCCAAGGGCGGCATGGACAAGCGCGTCGTGCTCAAGCTCGACCCGCGCCTGGCCCCGGTGAAGGTGGCCGTGCTTCCGCTGAGCCGCAACGAGGAGCTCTCGCCGAAGGCGCGCGAGCTGGCGGCCCAGCTGCGCCAGTACTGGGACGTCGACTTCGACGACTCGCAGGCCATCGGCAAGCGCTACCGCCGCCAGGACGAGATCGGCACGCCGTTCTGCATCACGGTGGACTTCGACACCCTCGAGGACGATGCGGTGACGATCCGCGAGCGCGACACGATGAGCCAGGAGCGCGTGCCCCTGGACCAGGTACAGGGCTATCTCGCGCAGCGCCTCGTCGGCTGCTGAGCACGGACTGAGCAGGAGGGCCGCCGGGTGCACCACCCGGCGGCCCTCCTGCGTCCCGTCGCTCCGAGCGCCCCCGCCGGCGCGCTCCGCTGCGACGGCACCCGCGAGGTCCTCAGCGCAGCGCTAGGCCGATGCCCAGGGCGATCATGACCACGCCGATGAGGGTGTCGAACACCTGCCACGCGCGGGGGCGGGCGAACACCGGGGCCAGCCGCGCCGAGCCGAAGCCGAGGGCGCTGAACCAGGTGAAGCTCGCCAGGCACAGCCCCGTATAGTACCACCAGCGCCCGGTCTCGCCGTAGCCGTTGGCCAGACCGCCGAGGATCGTGATGTCCAGGTAGAGGTGCGGGTTGAGCCAGGTGAAGCCCGCCATCGTGAGCAGCGCGCGCCGCAGGCTGACGGTGGGGGCGCCGGTCGCGGCCGGGGCGGCGGTGAGGGACTCGGTGGACCGGGCGGCCCGCCACAAGCAGCTCAGGCCGTAGCCCACGAGGAAGATCGCCCCGCCCCAGCGGACGATGTCCAGCAGCGGTGGCCACCAGGTGAGGACGGCGCCCACGCCCAGGACGGCCCCGCCGATGAGGACGATGTCCGAGAGCGCGCACAGGGCAACCAGGGCCCCGACGTGCTCACGCAGCAGTCCCCGCCGCAGGAGGTAGGCGTTCTGCGCGCCGACGGCCGCGATGAGGCCGATGCCGGTGACCAGCCCGGTGCCCACGAGGGTGAGGATCTCCATGCCCGCGAGCCTAGGAAACACGACGGGCGACCAAGGCATCAGAATCATGAAGGATCCTGCGGGACCCTAAGATCATCTGCATGGACGTCCTCGACCCCGTCGGTCTGACCACCCTGCAGGCCGCCGTGCGGGAGGGCACCTTCGAGCGGGCCGCCAAGCACCTGAACGTGACCCCCTCGGCCGTCTCCCAGCGGATGCGGGCGCTCGAGTCGGCCGTCGGTGCCGTGCTGGTGAGCCGCACCAAGCCGATCCGGCCGACCTCGGACGGTGAGGTGCTGCTGTCGCTCGCGCTGCAGTGGTCCCTGCTGCGCCAGGAGGCGGTGGGCCAGCTCACCGCATCGCAGGTGCCGGGCGGCGGCGCGGGGGCCCGCCAGCGGATCACGGTGCCGATCGCCACCGGAGCCGATGCCCTCGCGCTGGTGCTCCTGCCGGCCATGGCGCAGCTGGAGCGCGAGGTGCCGGTCACCTTCGAGGTGTTCCGGGAGGACGACGCCCACTCGGTGGACCTGCTGCGCCAGGGCCGGGTGGTGTGTGCCCTGAGCTCCGACACCGTGCCGGTGCCCGGCCACCGCGCGCAGACCCTGGGGACCCTGCGCTACCTGCCGCTGGCCACGCCCGAGTACGTCGAGCGGTACCTGCCCGAGGGCCCCACCGCCGAGGCGCTGGCCGACGCGCCGGTGGTCTGCTTCGACCGCAAGGACGACCTGCAGCACGCCTACCTCCGGCGGCTGGTGGAGCAGGACCTCCGGCCACCGGTGACCTACGTCCCCGCGAACCGGGAGTTCGAGGAGGCGGTGCTGCTGGGGCTGGGCTGGGGCCTGGTGCCGCAGGGGCGGGTGGACGAGCACCTGGCCTCCGGGCAGCTGGTCCGCATCGGGCCGGGGTACCGGGACGTGCCGCTGGTGTGGCACCGCCCCCGCATCACCTCGGCCGTGCTGGACGCCCTGGGGGAGCGGCTGGCGGCCGTGGCCCTCGATGTCGTCCGCGGCGCCGAGGTCTGGGAGAATCGGCAGTCGCCATGACGACGACTCCCGCCACCACGCACC encodes:
- a CDS encoding glycine--tRNA ligase, yielding MAKKTSIVDTVVSLCKRRGFVFPTGEIYGGTRSAWDYGPLGVALKENIKRQWWRTMVQMRDDVVGLDSAVILPTAVWEASGHVATFTDPLTECQSCHKRFRADHLQEAVAEKKAAKGQEVDPDDVSFEDIACANCGTKGAWTEPKQFSGLLKTYLGVTEDESGKHYLRPETAQGIFTQFANVMTTSRKKPPFGIAQVGKSFRNEITPGNFIFRTREFEQMELEYFVAPAEAPKYFDEWLEVCEKWFLDLGITPENIRRYEHPEDKLSHYSDRTIDLEYRFGFSGSEFGELMGVANRTDFDLSVHAEASGQDLSYFNQATGERYVPYVIEPAFGLTRALMAFLIDAYTEDEAPNAKGGMDKRVVLKLDPRLAPVKVAVLPLSRNEELSPKARELAAQLRQYWDVDFDDSQAIGKRYRRQDEIGTPFCITVDFDTLEDDAVTIRERDTMSQERVPLDQVQGYLAQRLVGC
- a CDS encoding LysE/ArgO family amino acid transporter encodes the protein MEILTLVGTGLVTGIGLIAAVGAQNAYLLRRGLLREHVGALVALCALSDIVLIGGAVLGVGAVLTWWPPLLDIVRWGGAIFLVGYGLSCLWRAARSTESLTAAPAATGAPTVSLRRALLTMAGFTWLNPHLYLDITILGGLANGYGETGRWWYYTGLCLASFTWFSALGFGSARLAPVFARPRAWQVFDTLIGVVMIALGIGLALR
- a CDS encoding ArgP/LysG family DNA-binding transcriptional regulator; protein product: MDVLDPVGLTTLQAAVREGTFERAAKHLNVTPSAVSQRMRALESAVGAVLVSRTKPIRPTSDGEVLLSLALQWSLLRQEAVGQLTASQVPGGGAGARQRITVPIATGADALALVLLPAMAQLEREVPVTFEVFREDDAHSVDLLRQGRVVCALSSDTVPVPGHRAQTLGTLRYLPLATPEYVERYLPEGPTAEALADAPVVCFDRKDDLQHAYLRRLVEQDLRPPVTYVPANREFEEAVLLGLGWGLVPQGRVDEHLASGQLVRIGPGYRDVPLVWHRPRITSAVLDALGERLAAVALDVVRGAEVWENRQSP